One window of the Eucalyptus grandis isolate ANBG69807.140 chromosome 8, ASM1654582v1, whole genome shotgun sequence genome contains the following:
- the LOC120287284 gene encoding disease resistance protein RPV1-like, which yields MASSSSSCSSSSEVKCRFDVFINFRGEDVRYGFVDDLHKCLLYRGINAYIDSEDLRRGDKISPALMKAIEESRIAVLVFSENYASSSWCLNELVKAREMGQDPERVDKWREALIEAANLAGWHYTDEKSQDETEFIKKIVKEISHIVERAPLSVAKYPVGVGSRVENVMSLLSMGAGDIRMIGIWGAGGVGKTTIAKAVYNSIADQFDGCSFLANVRENSGRPDGLVHLQKKMLSEILWKEDVAVSNVDQGANLIPNRLCCRKILLVLDDVDHGDQLNALARECGWFGKGSRIIITTRDKHVLPSRAKDRVYEVDLLDQSEAFKLLSSHAFQGNQMKDISRDLIDNILGYAKGLPLAIVVLGAFLFDRSRVLWQSTLEKLAESPTKDIYSVLKISFDALEENEKDI from the exons AtggcgtcgtcttcttcttcttgttcttcctcttcCGAAGTAAAATGTCGGTTCGACGTTTTCATTAACTTCAGAGGCGAGGACGTACGCTACGGCTTCGTCGATGACCTCCACAAGTGTCTGCTTTATCGCGGCATTAACGCCTACATCGACAGCGAGGACTTGAGGCGCGGGGACAAGATCTCGCCCGCCCTCATGAAGGCCATCGAGGAGTCGCGGATCGCCGTGCTCGTCTTCTCCGAGAACTACGCTTCGTCTAGCTGGTGCTTGAACGAGCTGGTGAAG GCACGAGAAATGGGACAGGATCCTGAGAGGGTGGATAAATGGAGGGAAGCCCTAATTGAAGCCGCCAATTTGGCCGGTTGGCATTATACCGATGAAAAATCACA AGATGAGACCGAGTTCATCAAGAAGATCGTCAAAGAGATCTCGCATATAGTAGAACGAGCACCCTTGAGTGTTGCCAAATATCCCGTCGGTGTAGGTTCCCGGGTAGAAAATGTAATGTCGTTGTTGAGTATGGGCGCGGGTGATATTCGGATGATAGGAATATGGGGAGCTGGAGGTGTAGGGAAGACCACTATTGCTAAAGCTGTCTATAACAGTATTGCTGATCAGTTTGATGGGTGCAGCTTTCTTGCAAATGTTAGAGAAAATTCCGGTAGACCTGATGGCCTAGTTCATTTGCAGAAAAAAATGTTGTCCGAGATATTATGGAAAGAAGATGTAGCAGTCTCAAATGTGGATCAAGGCGCTAATCTAATACCAAATAGACTTTGCTGCAGGAAGATTCTACTTgtgcttgatgatgtggatCATGGGGACCAGTTAAATGCATTAGCTAGAGAATGTGGATGGTTCGGAAAAGGGAGCAGGATAATCATTACGACAAGAGATAAACATGTACTACCTTCTCGTGCAAAAGATCGGGTATATGAAGTTGATCTATTAGATCAAAGTGAAGCTTTTAAACTTCTCAGTTCACATGCTTTTCAAGGAAACCAGATGAAAGACATAAGCAGGGATCTCATAGATAATATTTTGGGCTATGCTAAAGGTCTTCCCTTAGCGATTGTGGTCTTGGGTGCCTTTTTATTTGATAGAAGCAGAGTACTATGGCAGAGTACATTGGAAAAACTTGCTGAAAGTCCTACTAAAGATATATACAGTGTTCTCAAGATAAGTTTTGATGCGTTGGAGGAGAATGAGAAGGACATT
- the LOC120286466 gene encoding uncharacterized protein LOC120286466 yields MKITPRAQRKKVQVKQKIYKIVNRSQRKKELNMVDFSIEKYRYSGINGWSSWSEYRIVCPGTEMPEVFVLVEDSTMSFMASQDLFNKFKALYLCVVVGVEDGKREVSFDIIPYVNDRRRNVLSGTLGSFDTDHVWFQLLFPNLLWGFLEGAVDFGQSNESFLRFSLKIRVAGATVKKLGYVMQCYQLEDDFLVELEKNRFMDPASLYEDDETTFYLGSHVGYPSRDARRERVT; encoded by the exons ATGAAGATAACCCCGCGAGCACAGAGAAAGAAAGTTCAAGTGAAACAGAAAATTTACAAGATAGTGAACCgttcacaaagaaaaaaagaattgaacatgGTCGACTTCTCAATtgag AAGTATCGCTATTCCGGAATTAATGGTTGGTCTAGTTGGTCTGAATACCGGATTGTTTGTCCTGGAACAGAGATGCCAGAGGTGTTTGTCCTTGTTGAAGACAGTACTATGTCTTTCATGGCTTCACAAGACTTGTTTAACAAGTTCAAAGCATTGTATCTGTGTGTTGTCGTTGGTGTAGAAGATGGAAAAAGGGAAGTATCTTTTGACATCATACCGTATGTTAACGACCGAAGGCGGAATGTGCTATCAGGAACTCTTGGTTCATTTGATACGGATCATGTGTGGTTTCAACTTTTGTTTCCAAATTTATTGTGGGGATTTTTAGAGGGGGCAGTCGACTTTGGTCAATCTAATGAGAGTTTTCTACGATTTAGCCTTAAGATTAGAGTAGCGGGTGCAACAGTGAAAAAGTTGGGATATGTGATGCAATGCTATCAACTAGAGGATGATTTTCTGGTTGAGCTCGAGAAGAATCGATTTATGGACCCAGCTTCACTCTATGAGGATGATGAGACTACATTTTACCTTGGGAGCCACGTAGGATATCCTTCCAGGGATgcacggagagagagagttacgtGA